One genomic segment of Pirellulales bacterium includes these proteins:
- a CDS encoding SEC-C metal-binding domain-containing protein gives MKEGEAIESRMVSRRIEGAQKKVEERNFDIRKNLLEYDEVMDEQRKRVYSYRQRILDGGNCKQLILDMIDRQIEHNLTVFLDKDYGAETFAKWAGNLLSVELESKEFRNLDFQTAQQQAKDEAERIAESQVFEAVEENLPENTEEDWNWEALAKFSNSRWKTNFRDRDLKKHGRDGVAEFMIEQARESIRQIDLGEGARFLEPDLGVRTACGWAQYKFGIVVQPEEARDLEPDAFVELLRRKARKAYEMKEAEFPVMAGLLHFTTRDSAGQKRYDRDQLVVWARDRFHVDLSLDDLRNKQQDEIRVVLVEHSRQNLRAAAEAQAEIERLVDDIFSNAPNGHPEQNGASLTVRTVQGSNWLESAPVQALVAKLKEYDPQFPAEQIGQLDHEHLKIRAALTVDDHFRPEMRRLERNLVLQILDAAWKDHLLAMDHLRSSVSLRGYAQVDPKVEYKREGMQTFEAMWTNIGDRVTDLIFRMEQLDEIFVGSTWKETSATHEEAPPPTSNIGQQQQAAIDNMQSDKKIEPIRNRQDRVGRNDPCPCGSGKKFKNCCMRKQGGQAA, from the coding sequence AGCGGATTCTCGACGGCGGAAACTGCAAGCAGTTGATTCTGGACATGATTGACCGCCAGATCGAACACAACCTGACTGTGTTCCTGGATAAAGATTACGGCGCGGAAACTTTTGCCAAATGGGCGGGTAATCTGCTGTCGGTGGAATTAGAATCCAAGGAATTCCGCAATCTCGATTTCCAAACCGCCCAGCAACAGGCCAAGGACGAAGCCGAGCGAATCGCCGAATCGCAAGTGTTTGAAGCGGTGGAAGAAAATCTTCCCGAGAATACGGAAGAAGACTGGAATTGGGAGGCGCTGGCCAAATTTTCCAACTCGCGCTGGAAGACGAACTTTCGCGATCGCGATTTGAAAAAGCACGGCCGCGACGGCGTGGCCGAATTTATGATCGAGCAAGCACGCGAGTCGATCCGGCAGATCGATCTGGGTGAGGGCGCCCGCTTTTTGGAACCCGATTTGGGCGTGCGCACGGCCTGCGGCTGGGCGCAATATAAATTTGGAATTGTCGTTCAGCCGGAAGAGGCACGAGATTTGGAGCCGGACGCATTCGTCGAGCTGCTGCGCCGCAAGGCTCGCAAAGCATACGAAATGAAGGAAGCAGAATTTCCAGTGATGGCGGGCTTGCTGCACTTCACCACCCGGGACAGCGCCGGGCAAAAGCGCTACGACCGCGATCAGTTGGTCGTGTGGGCGCGCGACCGGTTTCACGTGGATTTATCGCTTGACGACTTGAGGAACAAGCAGCAGGACGAAATTCGGGTTGTGTTGGTCGAACATAGCCGCCAAAATTTGCGTGCCGCGGCGGAGGCGCAAGCCGAAATCGAGCGCCTGGTCGATGACATTTTCAGTAACGCGCCCAACGGACACCCTGAGCAGAATGGGGCGTCGTTAACCGTTCGCACGGTTCAGGGGTCAAACTGGCTGGAAAGTGCGCCAGTTCAGGCGCTGGTCGCCAAGCTCAAAGAGTACGATCCGCAATTTCCGGCGGAGCAAATTGGACAGCTTGATCACGAACATCTGAAAATTCGCGCCGCACTCACGGTCGACGACCATTTCCGGCCTGAAATGCGCCGCCTGGAACGCAACTTGGTACTGCAAATTTTGGATGCGGCTTGGAAAGATCATCTGTTGGCCATGGACCACTTGCGTTCCAGCGTGTCGCTACGGGGCTATGCCCAGGTGGACCCGAAGGTGGAATACAAGCGCGAAGGCATGCAAACCTTCGAAGCCATGTGGACGAACATCGGCGATCGCGTCACCGATTTGATTTTCCGCATGGAACAGTTGGACGAAATCTTTGTGGGTTCCACGTGGAAGGAAACCTCCGCCACCCACGAGGAAGCGCCGCCGCCCACGAGCAACATCGGCCAGCAACAGCAAGCGGCCATCGACAACATGCAAAGCGATAAAAAAATCGAGCCGATCCGCAATCGGCAAGATCGCGTGGGCCGCAATGATCCGTGCCCCTGCGGCAGCGGCAAGAAATTCAAAAACTGCTGCATGCGAAAGCAAGGCGGCCAGGCGGCCTGA
- a CDS encoding 3-deoxy-D-manno-octulosonic acid transferase, protein MTALFLNAAYFLTLIVAAPWLIYQSVFRGKYREGFAAKFWGAAPRRNSNRPCIWLHAVSVGEVNLLGVLLKHIAMHRPDVECVISTTTKTGYDLAKSKYAQYTVFYCPLDFSWAVRRAMNRIRPSLLVLAELELWPNLVRAAREHGARVGIVNGRLSEKSFRGYHHIRRWLLPVLNSIDVIAVQNEEYAQRFRNLGVEPERVCVTGSLKFDGAQCDRHNPRTQSLRKLAGFSADDVVFLAGSTQQPEEQLALAAFQSLAGEYPQLRLVIVPRHPHRFDEVAALLDRSGLKWQRRSALSESTNSPLTTHSSSPVLLVDTVGELGAWWGTATIGFVGGSLFSSRGGQNMIEPAAYGVALCFGPNTQNFRDVVALLLANDAAVRVASGEELTAFVRRCLSDTAYADGLGRNAVELVKAQQGATARTWARIEPLLPQPVIQLEAANRPAA, encoded by the coding sequence ATGACGGCACTTTTCTTAAACGCCGCTTATTTTCTCACGCTGATCGTGGCCGCGCCGTGGTTGATTTATCAAAGCGTCTTCCGTGGAAAATATCGGGAAGGATTTGCCGCCAAGTTTTGGGGAGCGGCGCCGCGGCGAAATTCAAACCGTCCGTGCATTTGGCTGCACGCTGTGAGCGTGGGGGAAGTGAACTTGCTGGGCGTGTTGCTCAAACACATTGCCATGCACCGGCCCGACGTCGAGTGCGTCATTTCCACGACCACCAAAACCGGCTACGACCTGGCGAAATCAAAATACGCTCAATACACCGTGTTTTACTGTCCGCTCGATTTTTCTTGGGCAGTACGCCGGGCGATGAACCGCATCCGGCCGTCGCTGCTGGTGCTGGCAGAATTGGAACTGTGGCCCAATTTGGTACGGGCCGCCCGAGAACACGGTGCCCGGGTAGGCATTGTGAATGGCCGGCTGAGCGAAAAAAGTTTTCGCGGTTACCATCACATTCGCCGGTGGCTGCTGCCGGTGTTAAATTCAATCGATGTGATTGCCGTGCAAAACGAGGAATACGCTCAGCGATTTCGAAACTTGGGCGTCGAGCCGGAGCGAGTTTGCGTTACCGGCTCGCTGAAATTCGACGGCGCCCAGTGTGACCGCCACAATCCGCGCACGCAATCGCTGCGCAAATTGGCCGGATTTTCCGCTGACGATGTTGTGTTTCTGGCCGGCAGCACGCAACAGCCGGAAGAACAATTGGCGCTGGCGGCGTTTCAATCGCTGGCTGGCGAATATCCACAATTAAGGTTAGTCATTGTGCCGCGCCATCCGCACCGTTTTGACGAAGTGGCGGCGCTGCTGGATCGCAGCGGATTGAAGTGGCAAAGACGATCCGCGCTAAGCGAATCAACTAACTCACCCCTCACCACTCACTCCTCATCTCCGGTTCTGTTGGTCGACACCGTCGGAGAACTCGGCGCCTGGTGGGGCACGGCGACAATTGGCTTTGTGGGCGGCAGTTTGTTCTCCAGCCGAGGCGGACAGAATATGATTGAGCCTGCCGCTTATGGCGTGGCCCTGTGCTTTGGCCCGAACACGCAGAATTTCCGCGATGTCGTGGCGCTGCTGTTGGCCAATGACGCTGCGGTGCGGGTCGCTAGCGGCGAAGAACTGACCGCTTTCGTCCGCCGCTGTTTAAGCGATACAGCTTACGCCGATGGTTTAGGTCGCAACGCCGTGGAGTTGGTGAAAGCACAGCAAGGCGCGACTGCCCGCACATGGGCGCGCATTGAACCATTGCTGCCGCAGCCTGTCATTCAGCTTGAAGCCGCCAATCGACCGGCGGCGTGA
- the argS gene encoding arginine--tRNA ligase: MNILHELHRRFAAALSGMVDSPADLLSQVRASQDPKFGDYQANCAMPLGKRLGKPPREIAKEIVARLDVAGLCEPPEIAGPGFINLRLKTDWLEQQAAAASVDARLGVPMVEKPHTYIVDYSAPNVAKPMHVGHIRSTVIGDCLYRTLNFAGHKAISDNHLGDWGTQFGMIIYGYKSQEIRDKVKASGAAEKLGEFGALYAFVNRLGEENPKIREAVLSETAKLHGGDEENLRLWNEIRQQCESDIERIYKRLGVKFDEQLGESFYHDRLAAVVDNLVNKGIARESDGAIGVFLDGYETPFLIRKQDGAFLYATTDLATIAYRMDRWHPDAILYVVDHRQSLHFVQLFATARKWHPEWSSVEFKHISFGTVLGKDGKPFKTRSGETIGLDDLLGLAEVKALGIVKENDDAKPNGPELTKTERIDVARKVGIGAIKYADLSQSRTTDYVFDYDKMLAMNGNTATYMQYAHARVRGIFIKGQKQLGDSGEMARPAGPQTISLLHPAERALALAALQLSEAIDLVLADYRPNQLTSYLFELANRFSTFYENCPVLKAETPELLQSRLALCDLTAKVLRQGLELLGIEVVERM; encoded by the coding sequence GTGAACATTCTGCACGAACTTCACCGCCGCTTTGCCGCCGCACTGAGCGGGATGGTCGATAGCCCGGCGGATTTGCTTTCTCAAGTGCGGGCCAGTCAAGACCCGAAGTTCGGCGATTATCAGGCCAATTGTGCGATGCCACTCGGCAAGCGATTGGGCAAGCCGCCGCGCGAGATTGCGAAAGAAATTGTCGCCCGCCTGGATGTTGCAGGTTTGTGCGAACCGCCGGAAATTGCAGGGCCGGGGTTCATCAACTTGCGGCTAAAAACCGACTGGCTGGAACAACAAGCGGCGGCCGCTTCTGTCGATGCGCGATTGGGCGTCCCCATGGTAGAAAAGCCGCACACCTACATCGTCGATTACAGTGCCCCCAACGTCGCCAAGCCGATGCACGTGGGACACATCCGCAGCACCGTGATCGGCGATTGCCTGTACCGGACGCTGAATTTCGCCGGCCATAAAGCGATTAGCGACAATCACCTGGGCGACTGGGGCACCCAGTTCGGGATGATTATTTATGGATACAAAAGCCAAGAAATTCGGGACAAAGTTAAAGCCAGTGGCGCGGCGGAAAAACTAGGCGAGTTCGGCGCTTTGTATGCCTTCGTGAATCGCTTGGGCGAAGAGAATCCAAAGATTCGAGAGGCCGTGCTGAGCGAAACGGCTAAGTTACACGGCGGCGATGAGGAGAATTTACGGCTGTGGAACGAAATTCGGCAACAGTGCGAAAGCGACATCGAGCGGATTTACAAACGCCTGGGCGTGAAATTCGATGAACAACTTGGTGAAAGCTTTTATCACGATCGGCTGGCGGCGGTGGTCGACAATCTGGTGAACAAAGGCATAGCACGGGAAAGCGACGGTGCGATTGGTGTGTTTTTGGATGGTTACGAAACGCCGTTTCTTATCCGAAAGCAAGACGGCGCATTTCTGTACGCCACGACCGATTTGGCCACGATTGCTTACCGCATGGATCGCTGGCATCCCGACGCCATTTTGTACGTGGTCGATCATCGGCAGAGTTTGCATTTCGTGCAGTTGTTTGCCACCGCGCGGAAGTGGCATCCGGAATGGTCCAGCGTCGAATTCAAACACATCAGCTTCGGCACCGTACTAGGCAAAGACGGCAAGCCGTTCAAAACGCGGTCGGGAGAGACCATCGGACTGGACGATTTATTGGGATTAGCTGAAGTTAAAGCGCTGGGGATCGTCAAAGAAAACGATGATGCAAAGCCAAATGGGCCAGAATTGACAAAAACCGAGCGGATTGATGTTGCGAGAAAGGTCGGTATTGGTGCAATTAAGTACGCCGATCTTTCGCAGAGCCGCACCACCGACTACGTGTTCGATTACGACAAAATGTTGGCCATGAACGGCAATACCGCCACGTACATGCAGTACGCGCATGCCCGAGTGCGGGGGATTTTTATCAAAGGGCAGAAGCAATTGGGCGATTCCGGGGAAATGGCCCGGCCGGCTGGGCCGCAAACCATATCGCTTTTGCATCCGGCGGAGCGGGCTTTGGCCTTGGCCGCGCTGCAACTATCCGAAGCCATTGATCTGGTGTTGGCCGATTATCGACCCAATCAGTTGACCAGTTATTTGTTCGAATTGGCCAATCGGTTTAGCACGTTCTACGAAAACTGTCCGGTGCTCAAAGCCGAAACTCCAGAGTTGCTGCAAAGCCGACTGGCGCTGTGCGATTTAACGGCGAAGGTGCTGCGGCAGGGATTGGAACTGCTGGGGATTGAAGTCGTCGAGAGAATGTAA
- a CDS encoding FHA domain-containing protein, protein MNGSTKMPDRWMLWVDAVGSYLVCKNNEVALGQPATNGAAPDVPILGDLSRRQAVIRREGETYTIEALRSVRVDGKAVTRTAPLWDGSTIELGGGVRLRFRRPHPLSATARLEFASPHRTQPSTNGVLLMAEACILGPAATSHVVAPQWRHEVVLFRQADELGCRTSAKIMIDGTTKTAERCVLKSGSRVEGEEFAFSLEPLKQ, encoded by the coding sequence GTGAACGGGTCGACCAAAATGCCCGATCGATGGATGCTGTGGGTCGATGCGGTCGGCAGCTATCTGGTGTGCAAGAACAACGAAGTGGCGCTGGGCCAGCCGGCCACCAACGGTGCGGCGCCAGACGTGCCGATTTTGGGTGATTTATCGCGGCGGCAGGCGGTGATTCGCCGGGAAGGAGAAACCTACACCATCGAAGCTTTGCGGTCTGTGCGGGTCGACGGAAAAGCCGTGACTCGCACGGCACCGCTGTGGGATGGTAGTACGATAGAGTTAGGCGGCGGCGTGCGATTGCGGTTTCGTCGGCCGCACCCGCTGAGCGCGACAGCCCGGCTGGAGTTTGCCAGTCCGCATCGGACTCAGCCTTCCACCAACGGCGTGCTATTGATGGCGGAGGCTTGCATATTGGGCCCGGCCGCAACAAGCCACGTGGTGGCGCCGCAATGGCGGCACGAGGTGGTGCTGTTTCGGCAGGCCGACGAGCTGGGTTGCCGCACTTCGGCAAAGATTATGATTGACGGAACAACTAAGACGGCAGAGCGCTGCGTTTTGAAATCAGGATCGCGCGTGGAAGGAGAAGAATTTGCGTTTTCGTTAGAGCCGCTAAAACAGTGA
- a CDS encoding serine/threonine-protein kinase, producing the protein MNLQATQPHESKPDGAANAPSSAAAATGRFTYASGARPLPGYTIKRGIGHGGFGEVYYATSDAGKEVALKLIRHNWDVELRGVTQCLNLKHPNLLALYDVKQDAQGDNWVVMELMSGESLEEVLARNPNGLHLPETLAWIHGIAAGVAYLHDHGIVHRDLKPGNIFVDEGIVKIGDYGLSKFMSCSRRSGQTGSVGTVHYMAPEIANGRYGKEIDIYALGIILYEMLTGHVPFEGESVGEILMKHLTAEPDLSRLDEPYRTIISRLLAKDPQQRFSTVHELIDMLPPVPAGAALTAGARFAGPAIAMGERPAANAGAAIGGAAVQSTGFSLAPEIAGANATQPAPAAGSAKVQPTAPEDPVARWARETKSDFSAWWKRKNFKPWQKLLILGAGLYVLFFFAESSAGLIEQGRTRTTFGEFLLVVGVIYWLYRKNQAKKAAGSSSQKTAPPIFQMTYGANQPNATAPAPENAQQPASANATLRVSPTRRRWQKISDTPLYTPGTPRERFTQLLGSMLLAALACLVVGLVVMILRGETPDPVQFMWLASSAVLGSWAVLVPAKFWEGRRGDPVLRRFVMLIIGLVYAVASFGLAAWLAVPLHFDSRMGDIPATALVNNFFDSIGSPRMVAFLAYFGFLFVFVRWWRLADPLRSTRLSIWHTAVTLFCAFLIGLFWPFPQPWGWMLTVTIAIAVQLASPWLTVAERAKLPRPLPEMNP; encoded by the coding sequence ATGAATTTACAAGCCACGCAACCGCACGAAAGCAAACCGGACGGAGCCGCCAACGCACCCAGTTCGGCCGCCGCCGCGACGGGGCGCTTCACGTATGCCAGCGGAGCGCGCCCTTTACCGGGATACACCATCAAGCGCGGCATCGGGCACGGCGGCTTTGGCGAAGTGTACTATGCGACCAGCGATGCGGGCAAAGAGGTGGCCCTGAAGCTGATCCGCCACAATTGGGATGTCGAGCTGCGCGGCGTTACCCAGTGCTTAAACCTCAAGCACCCCAATTTGCTGGCGCTGTACGACGTCAAGCAGGATGCTCAAGGAGACAACTGGGTCGTCATGGAATTGATGTCCGGCGAGTCGCTGGAAGAAGTGCTTGCCAGAAATCCCAATGGCTTGCATCTGCCCGAAACGCTGGCTTGGATTCACGGCATTGCCGCGGGCGTCGCCTATTTGCACGATCACGGCATTGTGCACCGCGATCTGAAGCCGGGCAATATTTTTGTCGACGAAGGAATCGTCAAAATCGGCGACTACGGTTTGTCAAAATTTATGTCGTGCAGCCGTCGGAGCGGGCAAACCGGCAGCGTGGGCACCGTGCATTACATGGCGCCGGAAATCGCCAATGGGCGGTATGGCAAGGAAATCGACATATATGCCCTGGGCATCATTTTGTACGAAATGCTGACCGGTCACGTGCCGTTTGAGGGCGAAAGTGTCGGCGAGATTTTGATGAAGCACTTGACAGCTGAGCCCGACTTGAGCCGCTTGGACGAACCGTATCGCACGATCATTTCGCGATTGCTGGCCAAAGATCCGCAACAGCGCTTTAGCACGGTGCACGAGTTGATCGACATGTTGCCCCCTGTGCCGGCCGGCGCCGCCTTAACTGCGGGTGCGCGGTTTGCGGGCCCTGCCATTGCCATGGGAGAGCGGCCCGCGGCAAATGCTGGGGCAGCCATTGGTGGAGCGGCAGTCCAATCGACTGGGTTTTCGTTGGCGCCGGAAATTGCCGGAGCAAATGCCACACAACCAGCCCCGGCGGCCGGTTCGGCAAAAGTTCAACCCACTGCACCAGAGGATCCAGTTGCCCGATGGGCGCGCGAAACCAAGAGCGATTTCAGCGCGTGGTGGAAGCGAAAGAATTTCAAGCCGTGGCAAAAGCTGCTGATCTTGGGGGCCGGATTGTATGTGCTGTTTTTCTTTGCTGAATCTTCGGCCGGACTGATTGAACAAGGCCGCACGAGGACCACCTTCGGCGAATTCCTGCTGGTGGTGGGCGTGATTTATTGGCTGTACCGAAAAAATCAAGCAAAGAAAGCAGCTGGCAGTTCTTCTCAGAAAACCGCACCGCCGATTTTTCAGATGACGTACGGAGCGAACCAGCCCAATGCTACGGCTCCAGCTCCTGAGAACGCACAACAACCTGCTTCCGCCAATGCAACGCTGCGCGTAAGCCCGACCAGGCGGCGGTGGCAGAAGATCTCCGACACCCCGCTCTACACCCCCGGTACACCACGAGAACGATTTACACAGCTTCTGGGCTCAATGTTGCTGGCGGCGCTGGCTTGCCTGGTTGTTGGATTGGTCGTCATGATTTTGCGCGGCGAAACGCCCGATCCGGTGCAATTTATGTGGCTGGCTTCGTCGGCCGTGCTAGGATCGTGGGCGGTATTAGTTCCCGCCAAATTTTGGGAGGGGAGGCGCGGCGATCCGGTGCTGCGCCGCTTTGTCATGCTCATCATTGGGTTGGTTTACGCCGTGGCATCGTTTGGTTTGGCGGCATGGCTGGCGGTGCCCCTGCATTTCGATTCCAGAATGGGCGATATTCCCGCCACCGCTTTAGTGAACAACTTTTTCGATAGCATAGGTTCGCCGCGCATGGTTGCGTTTTTAGCCTATTTTGGCTTTCTGTTCGTGTTTGTTCGCTGGTGGCGGCTGGCCGATCCACTGCGCAGCACGCGCCTGAGCATTTGGCACACGGCGGTCACGCTGTTTTGTGCCTTCTTAATCGGTTTGTTCTGGCCTTTTCCGCAGCCTTGGGGATGGATGCTAACGGTCACCATCGCCATTGCCGTGCAATTGGCCAGTCCCTGGTTGACGGTTGCCGAGCGGGCCAAGCTGCCGCGCCCACTGCCGGAGATGAATCCATGA
- a CDS encoding sigma-70 family RNA polymerase sigma factor, producing the protein MVAMPAAEAVLVEQIRAGNDAAWNELIARYEGRLLAFVESRLHRRDAAEDVVQETLIGFLTSLPNYDPTRSLESYMFSIAAHKLTDHLRREGRRPALPLSTLESSSGGWNLPGKDRPASSLMRSGERRELETAALAAAMREQIDRWRSRGEWWKICCAELLFVRGWSNKDVAAKLNITEQQVANQKFDFLARLRTLLERQNLSAAVFPELNSLEKGE; encoded by the coding sequence ATGGTTGCCATGCCCGCCGCCGAGGCTGTGCTTGTCGAGCAGATTCGCGCCGGAAACGATGCGGCGTGGAACGAACTGATTGCGCGGTACGAAGGGCGGTTGCTGGCGTTCGTCGAAAGCCGCCTCCACCGCCGGGACGCCGCCGAAGACGTAGTGCAGGAAACATTGATTGGTTTTCTGACCAGTCTGCCGAATTACGATCCGACCCGTTCGCTGGAAAGTTACATGTTCTCGATCGCAGCCCATAAGCTCACCGATCACCTCAGGCGCGAGGGGCGTCGGCCGGCGCTGCCGCTTTCGACATTGGAATCAAGCAGCGGGGGCTGGAACCTGCCCGGCAAAGACCGCCCGGCCAGCTCGTTGATGCGCAGCGGTGAACGGCGCGAATTGGAAACCGCGGCCTTGGCGGCCGCCATGCGCGAACAAATCGACCGTTGGCGGAGCCGCGGCGAATGGTGGAAAATCTGCTGCGCCGAATTGCTTTTCGTGCGGGGCTGGAGCAATAAAGACGTGGCCGCCAAACTAAACATTACCGAACAGCAAGTGGCCAACCAAAAGTTTGATTTTCTGGCCCGACTGCGCACACTGCTGGAACGTCAGAACCTTTCCGCCGCCGTGTTTCCGGAACTCAACTCGTTGGAAAAAGGCGAATGA
- the tkt gene encoding transketolase — translation MSTTTETAAAGNSGPAIETANLDLLTINTIRTLAMDGVQKANSGHPGTPMALAPVAYTLWQHVLRYDPENPDWPNRDRFVLSCGHASMLLYSLLHLAGVQQLDEHGQPTGELAVTLDQLKQFRQLHSRTPGHPEAVDTSGVETTTGPLGQGCGNSVGMAIASRWLAAHFNQPDFELFDFNVFTLCSDGDLMEGVSNEAASIAGHLKLSNLCWIYDDNHITIEGNTEIAYTDDVATRFKGLGWNVIRCPDANDTEALLKAYKKFLRTKDKPTMIIVRSHIGYGSPHKQDTNKAHGEPLGADEVRLTKEVYGWPADAQFLVPEEARQNFQAGVAARGKKLHKKWQAKFKKYAKQFPELAAQWQLMERRELPADWDAGIPTFAPDAKGLATRVSGGKVLNAVAQRVPWLLGGAADLAPSTMTLQTFEGSSAFSPENYGGRNFHFGIREHGMAAALNGMALSKLRPYGATFFCFFDYCKPSFRLSAIGHLPAIYIFTHDSIGLGEDGPTHQPIEHLAAIRAVPRAVVIRPGDANEAAEAWRTTMNIGDRPVALILTRQNLPTLDRTKYAAASGLAKGAYTLIDAQGSKPRVILIGTGSEVSTCVAAFEQLASQGIAARVVSMPSWELFEMQDEAYRNSVLPPDVTARVACEAGIRQGWDRYIGREGRFVGMDSYGASAPGPACYKNFHITPEHVVEEAKAAIGM, via the coding sequence ATGTCCACCACAACTGAAACTGCTGCGGCCGGAAACAGCGGCCCCGCTATCGAAACGGCCAATCTCGATCTGCTCACCATCAACACGATTCGCACTTTGGCGATGGATGGCGTGCAAAAAGCCAACAGCGGCCATCCCGGCACTCCCATGGCGCTGGCGCCGGTGGCCTACACGCTGTGGCAGCATGTGCTGCGGTATGATCCGGAAAACCCCGATTGGCCCAATCGCGATCGGTTTGTGCTTTCTTGCGGTCACGCTTCGATGTTGCTGTATTCGCTGTTGCACCTGGCCGGTGTTCAACAATTGGACGAGCATGGACAGCCAACCGGCGAGTTGGCCGTCACGCTCGATCAACTCAAGCAATTTCGCCAACTGCACAGCCGCACGCCCGGGCATCCGGAAGCCGTTGATACCAGCGGCGTGGAAACGACCACCGGTCCGCTCGGTCAGGGCTGCGGGAACAGCGTGGGCATGGCGATTGCTTCGCGCTGGTTGGCGGCGCATTTTAATCAGCCCGATTTTGAGTTGTTCGATTTCAATGTGTTCACGCTGTGCAGCGACGGCGATTTAATGGAAGGCGTTTCGAACGAAGCCGCCTCGATTGCCGGCCACCTCAAGCTTTCGAATTTGTGCTGGATTTACGACGACAACCACATCACGATCGAGGGCAATACCGAAATCGCCTACACCGACGACGTGGCCACGCGCTTCAAAGGCCTGGGCTGGAATGTCATCCGCTGCCCCGACGCCAACGATACGGAAGCGTTGCTCAAGGCGTACAAAAAATTCCTCCGCACCAAAGACAAACCCACGATGATCATCGTCCGCAGCCACATTGGCTACGGCTCGCCCCACAAGCAAGATACCAACAAGGCTCACGGCGAACCGCTGGGCGCCGACGAAGTTCGGCTCACGAAAGAAGTCTATGGTTGGCCCGCCGACGCACAATTTTTGGTGCCCGAGGAAGCGCGGCAGAACTTCCAAGCCGGCGTTGCCGCCCGCGGCAAAAAGTTGCACAAAAAATGGCAAGCGAAATTCAAAAAATACGCCAAGCAATTTCCTGAGCTGGCCGCACAGTGGCAATTGATGGAGCGCCGTGAATTGCCCGCCGATTGGGATGCCGGCATCCCGACTTTCGCCCCCGACGCCAAAGGGTTGGCCACGCGAGTTTCCGGCGGCAAAGTGCTGAATGCCGTGGCGCAGCGCGTGCCGTGGCTATTGGGGGGCGCTGCTGATTTGGCCCCCTCGACCATGACGCTGCAAACGTTCGAAGGCTCCTCGGCTTTTTCGCCAGAGAATTACGGCGGCCGCAATTTCCATTTTGGCATTCGCGAACACGGTATGGCGGCGGCGCTTAACGGCATGGCGCTGTCCAAGCTCCGTCCCTACGGGGCCACGTTTTTCTGCTTTTTCGATTATTGCAAGCCTTCATTCCGCTTGAGCGCGATCGGCCATTTGCCGGCCATTTACATTTTCACGCACGACAGCATCGGCCTGGGTGAAGATGGACCCACGCATCAGCCCATCGAACATTTGGCTGCCATTCGGGCTGTCCCCCGGGCCGTTGTCATTCGCCCCGGCGATGCCAACGAAGCGGCCGAAGCGTGGCGAACCACAATGAACATCGGAGATCGTCCCGTTGCGCTAATTCTCACGCGTCAGAATTTGCCGACGCTCGATCGGACCAAATACGCTGCGGCCAGCGGCTTGGCCAAAGGCGCTTATACCTTAATCGATGCGCAAGGGAGCAAGCCACGCGTGATTTTAATCGGCACCGGCAGCGAAGTTTCCACTTGCGTAGCGGCTTTCGAACAACTTGCCTCGCAAGGTATTGCGGCCCGGGTGGTCAGCATGCCCTCGTGGGAACTGTTCGAAATGCAAGACGAAGCTTATCGCAACAGCGTGCTGCCGCCAGACGTCACCGCCCGCGTGGCCTGCGAGGCGGGCATTCGTCAAGGTTGGGACCGCTACATTGGCAGAGAGGGACGCTTTGTGGGCATGGACAGTTACGGCGCCAGCGCTCCCGGCCCTGCGTGCTACAAAAACTTCCACATTACACCGGAACATGTCGTGGAGGAAGCGAAAGCGGCCATCGGAATGTAG